In Ischnura elegans chromosome 3, ioIscEleg1.1, whole genome shotgun sequence, the sequence TTTACTTCAaacctaatattttaaaatcaggcGCAGCAAACCAATTTAGTGAAGTATAATGGAATTAGACGTGAGTGacgataaaattttatcaatgattggTTCAATGGTCTCTCTGAGTGAAATGCAATTTCAAGAGGTGTGATACCACCGTAAGAAAAgcgtaaaaattgaatttacgaTTATTCTTGTCAACTAACTAGAAATTGGTTGATATTTCCTGTAAGTGTTAGCAAATTGCCAGTAGATGAGGCTATACAACGAAACAGTTTCGAAGTTGGAAATGCCAAtgacattaatttattaatggcGTTGATGACATTTCATGCGACAGCTTGTTGCTTATAGTTTTACAGAGTTTCTAACCTTTAATTAATCATATGACAGAATTATGAGTGAGCAAAAGAATACTGTACGTAACGCATTAGAGGTTTTTCCTCTCATAATTTAATGTTATCTCAACCCTCATTAAACCATACGAGACAAGATAGTGGAAATATAGGTTTTCAATGCCATGGACGTGGTTAACCGATAACTAGATTCTCATAAGCTGAAACCAGTTTCTCTCAAATCTCTTTAATTTCTAGCCAGACTTCTAGACCCAGAGGCGCCACATATGTGAAAACTGGATGCGTCAAATTCCCTTTCTTATCTTTTTTACAGCTTTCAAAGCTGTGCGATAATGTCTCTGTATGCAGCTGTCCCTTTCGGAGTCCCGTGTAGGATTTTGGAAGGCTAATACTCTTGGCGAAAGGTTTCGAAAAAAAGTCACAAGTTAGGAATACCAAGGTCCCCATCGGTTATCTTGCTACTTACCTTGTTGGGGTAGCATGTTTTCAGAGTCGGAAAGATAGCTTAGTATTATCCGTGATTGTAGTGGTGACAACTCATCCACAGATTCTTGAGAGAGGAATGTCCAAAACACTCCGATAATGAATTAAGTAAATATAATActaatgaatatttctcgggtttttagCGGAGCAAGAAAATTTGTGGCTATCGATTCaatggaacactcttccatcATCTTCAGAGTAGTAATTCTTCCTCAACCCTGAGCTCTACGGAAGAGTGTCCCATTGCAACGTTCGCCACAAATTTTGTTACTCGGCttgaaacccgagaattattaaTTAACATCATTCGCCGAGAAAAGACATCTCATAAATATAATACTGTTTATTGTTCTTAATATGTAcataaagtattttaaataataaatatcagatCGGGAGATCGCTTTGGCGGCTCCGTATTACTTCATTGCCCTCGAACTCATGGAGGGCCTAGAGATCTTTTTGGAAATAATGTGTATTTTGATGAATCATAGATGACTTTTACGGTGACTTTTCTGTTATCTATGTAGCTCGCTCACTTAACAAGGTTCTGCATAATGTCCTCCGTTTATTTTGTGGTCCTCAACGTTTTGGTCGTGCATCACCCAGGTGATGGGGTTGTTTGACTTCTGAACCTCACAGTGCTCAGCGTCGCTGCCGACTTTCTCGATTACTTTTGCGTTGCCATCCTCGTTACATGGAAGTTCGCGTGTTGGCTTGGCGGGAGCGAAGTCAAGTTTCATGCCCCCCGCGGATGATATTATGATCTTGAAAAGGGTCTTCATGAAAGCGTCGTGAATTTTCCTGAATAGGAATCCCGTCGGCGTCTCTCGATCGGTCGAATATTCTATTTTTCCGTTGAGGGGGCCCGTGCAGTCGGGCGAATCGTCAACTTCCGTGTGGATGATTACGCCGGCTGACGATAGCTGCTGGAGATAGAGAAATAAGGGGTCATTAATTTTCGAACATTGCTGTATCTCCTAAGGGCACAAAATCAGTGGGTTCAAAGCTCCCAAGCTAAAATCAAGAAATACGATGTCTGAAGGTCAAAAATTGACCTTCAGGCAcctcaaatgtattatttttcgaattttataaGTCGCATTTCTTGATTTATCGTTGGAAGTTTTGGCCCAACTACTTTTGTGTCTTTGGGGAATATAACAATAACGGTTTCATAGCTATTGATTTTGGTGATAATTAAGCTGAAATTGTGCCTGATGATTGGCCTTGCGTTTGAAGATGAAACgttaaaaattcacgaaaatgtTTCGCTAGAAgtgcattatttttgtttttatttcgttCCAAATCcctcataaaaaagaaaaaatggcaCAAAAACCAACTATCATGACAAGCAAATTCGGTGGATTAAGTTGGTGCACCTCTCGTTTAAAAGCTTTATTGAGAGATTCCGTAATAAAAAGTATATTAACCTCAGGAACCGCCTTTACCTAAATTTTTAGGTTAATATAGATTATTTATAGCCTTGTTACTACGTTTTATGGAATAAGCAACGAGAGTATTACATTGTGCTCTCAACTTGCATGAGGAACACAAATAGAGAATGTCAAAATACTTATAGgcattgaaacatatttttcttcttgGCTATTGGACGTCAGAGATGAACTCCTTAATAAACAAACTTACGTTCAGACTGAAGGATAGCACCAGGACAAATGACCACCATTTCATTTTGGTAGGTTTgatgaattccaaaatgaaaatatgcacCGATTACCACCGATCCCCAGTGTGCGTTGCGCTATAATGGATAATTTTCAGAACAGTTCTGAGCGTTTTGTTCAGATCTTCCCTGTGTCATAGAGAGACGCAGTGCGCTATCGCTTTCTGAGTGGGACGGTCGGGGGCTTATAGTGGGTATTTAAGCCATCCGTTCCCTCTCTATTACCTCCCCGTACCATCGTCCGTTAGCTCCGCGAACAATGGTCTCCTCCGTGAATTCAATAATCTCTGGGGTACTTGCGCTTCCGGCTTCCTACCTTGAGGTCATTCACAACCGGTGGCCCTTCAAGGATTTGGCGCCCCAAGTTGATCGTGACTTTTCGTGTAAATCGTATTGCGAAAGGTATGACAAATGTATGAGTGCTACTGTAAATATGTTCATTCGGCATCTTTTTGGAGCTCTTTTTAGCGGAAGCAGTTGTGTGAGAACTTACACTGCTTCGTGTTGCCCGGAGCCAGTTGGCAACGTTTactaaatcatgatttttttctatttacgctAGTTATAAGTGATCTAACTATTATCAATTAAATGCTTTTGAGTTTGTCGAGAGTAGCCTCGTAAACGTACCATCAGTGCTAACTCACCCCACGACGTGTGCTGAAATTAGAAAACAATGGAGTTTCGAAAATCTCCATTTGTATCATTGCTAATTTTTCACGACggatagcttttaaaattatttttgacggCTAAACGTATCTTGACACTTCACTCGACACTTACATTTTGGCCCAATAGGGCATTTTAGAGTAAATTTAGCCGTTTCCCCGGATCGCAAAAACATGAGTATGATGTCAATCTACACCTGAACCCATTATGACTCTTTAAATATTTCATCGTAATCTAATTCCatattatatcaaataattttattgtatttatcttTAATCCGGGTGGAAATGAGGTAAATTGTGAAGAAACACAATGGGAGATTTTAAAGGGAACgtataaatatttggaaaaaagttatttatttattgtccgtATATTTCGCGTTAGGAATAAAATtcgtttgttttaaaaatttcgaatgaATATGGCCTCCTATTAGGATGGGTATATCAAACATTAATTAAGGCGACCCTCCATtaatattagtattttaatttaatacaataATTGGATGTTTGTAAGATGTATTAGGTAACTTTTAAATAACCTGAAATGCATTCTGGTTACTAATACTGTAATATTTCTTGCTATAGTAACCCCAGAGAATGCATTCTATAGTATCACACCATACgaaatgcaattttaatttgACCGTTGAAACAGTAACTTAGTTTCCTTCAACAGATTTGTTTTCTTGGTAGAACCCGATGACGACACCGATTCGTCGAAATATTTTGTAGATACGGAGACAATTTTGTAAAAGTAAATCAAATTTCTGCTTCGTTTATTATCTCTGAAGATAATTAATAATGTTTCGAATCTTATTCCCTCAAAGATCATCCGGGTCAAGTTTTTGATGGTTTAAACacaaacttcattttatttactaTGAATTAAAACTCAACTTGAGCGCATCATCGATTCCAGGTGGTTATCATATCTATTTTAGACTGCTTTATAAGTAATATGTAGCCAGGTAACATGGCGGACAGTGAGAGGGTATCCGTGGCATAACTGGTTAATGTTGCGTGCAATATGAATTGGTTTGAATTTTTATGGCTTCCGAGGTTTCAGTTAGAATAACTCTTGTGAATCACTCGTGTCCCATGAGTTAACCTCTGGAATCAGAAACTTCTTACTTCCCCTATAAATAGGTTAGGTTTACTTTGCATCATTTTACTGAGAAAATCACCTCATCCGTTATTAAGTTGCTTTTCCTGATACAtggctaaatatttattttacattattgcCATTATACTCATCTCATGTAAATAATCTACCGTTGGAGAAAATTACTGCGCGTCCTCGATTGAAGATAAATTTCTCATCCATGTTTTCCTGAATTGATGAGTTTGATTTAATGTTCCTAGAAAAAGTAAAAAgcaaatattcgtgaaaattccCACTCATTTgcaatcatttataaaaaatactagcATGAACTGGAAAGTGATAGCAGTGCGCAGTTCCGGCGACTTTACGTAATCAGATTTCTTTTAATGGGTTTCATTTACTGTCCGTAAAAATAATACTTCATCAATTTTGCCTTAaacattaatttatatattaaagataattattgCGCATATGGAGGATAAATTGAGATACATAAATGCGGTTAATACTGCCTTATCGTCTTTTCAAACAATACTAGGCACCTCCCCTCAGGCTCTACGTAACTTAGGCGTATTGtgcaaaaagttatttaagaCAGCTACACTCATGACAAATCACCCTTCCTCGAGACAAGACTTCTTTGGTAACAAGGTTTCCGCAGACGAAAACTTTCCCAATTCGAGTCCTGCGCTTTGAAGAATTTCGCTGGGCTGGCATTTCAGCCAACCTACCATTGCCAAACGGCTATTGTTTGCTTCAGTTGTCACTTACGTCACTCAGGTCATCCCCAGACATTTCCACTGCTCCTTGACAGTTCTCTAAATGGTAATTTATTCTTGCTAATGCAGAGTTAAGTTTCAAGCAGATGGATGAGCGTCAGTTGATGAGGCTCCGTTGGACTAATTAGCTGGTCGGCTGGGCGTGCGGGATTGACGATATTACGCAGTGCGCATGAAGGTGGAGTTTGCGATACAAGACATCGGTGAATGGGCGTTGAGGTGAGTGCGTGGTTCATGGCTAAGTCTCAGGCCATGAGACCTATCGAGCGCGATAGTGATCGTTTGAATTGGATATCATCGGTTTGGGAAATGGTATACCTGACTCTCTGCTCGCTGGCTTTTGTTTTGCGTGCGGAAAGTGGAAGGAGGCGTGTATGAAGCAAGAAGCACTTGCTGATTGGCTGTTGGTA encodes:
- the LOC124156199 gene encoding uncharacterized protein LOC124156199 isoform X2; this translates as MKWWSFVLVLSFSLNLSSAGVIIHTEVDDSPDCTGPLNGKIEYSTDRETPTGFLFRKIHDAFMKTLFKIIISSAGGMKLDFAPAKPTRELPCNEDGNAKVIEKVGSDAEHCEVQKSNNPITWVMHDQNVEDHKINGGHYAEPC
- the LOC124156199 gene encoding uncharacterized protein LOC124156199 isoform X1, which gives rise to MKWWSFVLVLSFSLNQLSSAGVIIHTEVDDSPDCTGPLNGKIEYSTDRETPTGFLFRKIHDAFMKTLFKIIISSAGGMKLDFAPAKPTRELPCNEDGNAKVIEKVGSDAEHCEVQKSNNPITWVMHDQNVEDHKINGGHYAEPC